ATCGGTACAGTTACCTTTCTGGTGATATGGAATAAAAAAGACCAGCTGATGAAATTATCGCAGGTCAGCTTGGAATCTGCACTTGGCATCTTTGGCGGTTTGGCTTTTCAAATGGGGTTTTATGCTTCTCTCGTTCTTCTATTTCTTTCTTTGCTTGATTTTATGTACCAGAAATTTGATTTTGAGAAGAGCATCCGGATGTCCAAGCAGGACATCAAGGATGAATACAAAAAATCAGAGGGTGACCCGAAAATCAAGTCAAAGATTAAAGAGAAACAGAGGCAGATGGCCATGAGAAGGATGATGCAGGAAGTGCCAAAAGCCGATGTGATCATTACCAATCCTACCCACTATGCAATCGCCTTAAAATATGACGATCAGAGAATGGACGCTCCTGTCGTCGTAGCTAAAGGAGTAGATTTGATCGCACAAAAAATCAAAAAAATAGGCACGGAGAACAGGGTGGCTTTAGTCGAAAACCGGCCGCTCGCCAGAACCCTCTACAGCCGGACTGAGATCGGTGATGTTATACCTGAAGATCTGTTTAAGGCAGTCGCTGAAATATTGGCTTATGTCTACCACTTAAAGAAATAAGT
This genomic stretch from Fictibacillus marinisediminis harbors:
- the flhB gene encoding flagellar biosynthesis protein FlhB, whose protein sequence is MPLHLDLQYFSGEKTEKATPKKKEESKKKGQVAKSADVNTAVTLFAAFLMLWFTGKTAAGKLLHLVNYSLQNGLSLEPTEENVQMLFVHLVQESAGIVLPVLLTVLAAGVFASFIQTGFLFSAEAVQMKLERLNPLQGFKKIYSMRAVVELIKSILKISIIGTVTFLVIWNKKDQLMKLSQVSLESALGIFGGLAFQMGFYASLVLLFLSLLDFMYQKFDFEKSIRMSKQDIKDEYKKSEGDPKIKSKIKEKQRQMAMRRMMQEVPKADVIITNPTHYAIALKYDDQRMDAPVVVAKGVDLIAQKIKKIGTENRVALVENRPLARTLYSRTEIGDVIPEDLFKAVAEILAYVYHLKK